The proteins below are encoded in one region of Marinitoga litoralis:
- the arsB gene encoding ACR3 family arsenite efflux transporter, whose protein sequence is MEKKMNVFEKYLSLWVAICIVLGVLIGKFIPIFPQTLSKWEYANVSIPVAILIWLMIFPMMLKIDFSSLKYVGKNPKGLVVTLTVNWIIKPFTMYFFAWIFFKYIFAAFINPELASEYIAGAVLLGAAPCTAMVFVWSYLSDGDPAYTLVQVAINDLVILFAFAPIVSFLLKVGNVDVPFDTLLFSVIIFVLFPLIAAIITRRYVINKKGMDWFNNVFLKEFSVVSTIGLLLTLIILFSFQGEVILNNYLHILLIAVPLIIQTFFIFSIGYLWAYKWKLPHRIAAPASMIGASNFFELAVAVAISLFGLESGAVLATVVGVLVEVPVMLTLVNIANRTRNKFIWG, encoded by the coding sequence ATGGAAAAAAAGATGAACGTATTTGAAAAGTATCTAAGTTTATGGGTTGCTATTTGTATTGTTTTAGGTGTATTAATAGGTAAATTCATTCCTATATTCCCTCAAACATTAAGTAAATGGGAATATGCTAATGTATCTATACCAGTAGCAATATTAATATGGTTAATGATCTTTCCTATGATGTTGAAAATTGATTTTTCCAGTTTAAAATATGTTGGAAAAAATCCGAAAGGATTAGTTGTTACTTTAACTGTGAATTGGATTATAAAACCATTTACTATGTATTTTTTTGCATGGATATTTTTTAAATATATTTTTGCCGCATTTATAAACCCTGAACTTGCTAGTGAATATATAGCTGGAGCAGTATTATTAGGCGCAGCTCCTTGTACTGCAATGGTATTTGTTTGGAGTTATTTAAGCGATGGTGATCCAGCATATACACTTGTTCAGGTTGCTATAAATGATTTAGTAATTTTATTTGCATTCGCTCCAATAGTGTCTTTCCTATTAAAAGTTGGAAATGTTGATGTTCCATTTGACACATTATTATTTTCTGTTATAATATTTGTATTGTTTCCTTTAATAGCTGCAATAATAACTAGAAGATATGTGATAAACAAAAAAGGTATGGATTGGTTTAATAATGTATTTTTGAAAGAATTTTCTGTAGTATCAACTATAGGATTATTATTGACTTTAATAATTTTGTTTTCATTCCAAGGTGAAGTTATTTTAAATAATTATTTGCATATATTATTAATAGCTGTACCATTAATAATACAAACATTCTTCATTTTTTCAATAGGTTATCTCTGGGCATATAAATGGAAATTACCACATAGAATAGCTGCTCCAGCATCAATGATTGGTGCAAGTAATTTCTTTGAATTAGCTGTAGCAGTTGCTATATCATTATTTGGTTTAGAATCTGGAGCTGTTTTAGCTACTGTTGTTGGGGTTTTAGTAGAAGTACCTGTAATGCTTACATTAGTAAATATTGCCAATAGAACAAGAAATAAATTTATATGGGGGTGA
- a CDS encoding amidohydrolase family protein, whose amino-acid sequence MYYLNENGIFVYKNTKINSNKYVTPLITDTHMHILGFGEKLLNPDLENMEDSKIIELIENKLKNNSKKIILRGWSKTNITKDSLDNLSKDIPIILIRRCGHVAICNSKILEHLNKNTEYIVYETGEIREKALEEFYEIFGYFSDIKKAYNEAKNYLLSKGYGYIHSDDLHGIKKEDLPFDNDLKVYEKVAINNYEELIEYHNNGIFNDFTAVKVYVDGSFGGRTAYLRENYNDGDNRGNLVWKKEELKKVLEFCENNNLHLCMHAIGDGAIDEILETFDDLKPQNIHRIIHASILHNDQIERIKKYRIILDMQPQFIESDKSILKSRLGQRDKLTYRFKNIYEEKIPMFFSSDAPVEMPDWFRDAKTLERLGLPLNYIIYNMTYFPKLIDGFDRNNGQLIFKENPFEKLTIPIIEN is encoded by the coding sequence ATGTATTATTTAAATGAAAATGGAATTTTTGTGTATAAAAATACTAAAATTAATTCCAACAAATACGTAACTCCATTAATTACAGATACGCATATGCATATACTTGGGTTTGGAGAAAAACTATTAAACCCAGATCTTGAAAATATGGAAGACTCAAAAATAATCGAATTAATAGAAAATAAGTTAAAAAATAATTCAAAGAAAATAATATTAAGAGGATGGAGCAAAACAAATATTACAAAAGATTCTTTAGATAATCTATCTAAAGACATCCCAATTATATTAATAAGAAGATGTGGTCATGTTGCAATTTGTAATTCGAAAATATTAGAACATTTGAATAAAAATACAGAATATATTGTATATGAAACAGGTGAAATAAGAGAAAAAGCGTTAGAAGAATTTTATGAAATATTTGGTTATTTCTCTGATATAAAAAAGGCATATAACGAAGCAAAAAATTATTTACTTTCAAAAGGATATGGATATATACATTCAGATGATTTACATGGTATAAAAAAGGAAGATTTGCCTTTTGATAATGATTTAAAGGTATATGAAAAAGTTGCAATAAATAATTATGAAGAGTTAATAGAATATCATAATAATGGAATTTTTAATGATTTTACTGCAGTAAAAGTTTATGTTGATGGTTCTTTCGGCGGAAGAACTGCATATTTAAGAGAAAATTATAATGATGGTGATAATAGAGGAAATTTAGTATGGAAAAAAGAGGAATTAAAAAAAGTATTAGAATTCTGTGAAAACAATAATCTCCATTTATGTATGCATGCTATAGGTGATGGAGCTATTGATGAAATTTTAGAAACTTTCGATGATTTAAAACCGCAAAATATACATAGGATTATTCATGCATCAATTTTACATAATGATCAAATTGAAAGGATCAAAAAATATAGAATAATTCTTGATATGCAGCCACAATTTATTGAATCAGATAAATCAATTCTAAAAAGCAGATTAGGACAAAGAGATAAATTAACATATAGATTTAAAAATATATATGAAGAAAAAATCCCTATGTTTTTTTCATCCGATGCTCCTGTTGAAATGCCTGATTGGTTTAGAGATGCAAAAACTCTTGAAAGATTAGGATTGCCTTTAAATTATATTATTTATAATATGACTTATTTCCCAAAATTAATAGATGGATTTGATAGGAATAATGGACAATTAATATTCAAGGAAAATCCTTTTGAAAAATTGACTATCCCTATTATTGAAAACTAA
- a CDS encoding SLC13 family permease: MTANAILILIIVATAYLYIIFGKKNKPVVVFSLALIISALRLVEGLDAENFSHVVDVDTLGLLTGMMMIVAFLSKSGFFEYFSIKIIKFGGKRFFLTVTMLMIIVALTSAFLDNVVTILVMAPMIFLISDMLEISPIPLIMLTILMDNIGGAATLIGSPLNLVIGSISGYSFNDFMVKMGPVSILAFIAVLLYFKRHLKIDEKTLNNIEKLNQMDENKAITDKKMMIYSLIDFVIVIILFILHSTLNVELAVIALLGGSILVFKFTHGYEDVAKDIDWDMLFFFAGLYMTSYALEEVGFTEKIAHMFIPLESQSLLLLVVFYLISIITIPILNNVPSALILAPVIKILVGQGITPVLWWTFAIGANFATSLTPLGAVQNIIAVNYLEKNIGRKFGFMEYMRWKIIPVFISLIIGLLYIGYMLYV, translated from the coding sequence ATGACAGCAAATGCTATTTTAATATTAATTATTGTTGCTACAGCTTATTTGTATATTATTTTTGGAAAGAAAAATAAACCTGTTGTAGTATTTAGTCTTGCTCTAATTATTTCAGCTTTAAGATTAGTAGAAGGGTTAGATGCTGAGAATTTTAGTCATGTAGTTGATGTTGATACACTTGGACTTTTAACTGGTATGATGATGATAGTTGCTTTTTTGAGTAAATCAGGATTTTTTGAATATTTTTCAATTAAAATAATAAAATTTGGTGGGAAACGTTTCTTTTTAACTGTTACAATGCTAATGATTATAGTTGCATTAACATCAGCTTTCTTAGATAATGTTGTTACTATTTTGGTAATGGCACCAATGATATTCTTAATTTCAGATATGCTTGAAATAAGTCCTATTCCTCTAATAATGTTAACTATATTAATGGATAATATTGGTGGAGCTGCAACATTAATTGGTAGTCCTTTGAATCTTGTTATAGGATCTATAAGTGGATATTCTTTTAATGATTTTATGGTAAAAATGGGTCCTGTTTCAATATTAGCTTTTATTGCTGTATTATTATATTTTAAAAGACACCTTAAAATTGACGAAAAAACTTTAAATAATATTGAAAAACTTAATCAAATGGATGAAAACAAGGCTATAACAGATAAAAAAATGATGATTTATTCATTGATAGACTTTGTTATAGTAATAATCTTATTTATTTTGCATTCAACGCTTAATGTAGAATTAGCAGTTATTGCATTGTTGGGTGGTTCAATATTAGTATTTAAATTTACACATGGTTATGAAGATGTTGCAAAGGATATTGATTGGGATATGCTTTTTTTCTTTGCAGGGTTATATATGACATCATATGCTTTAGAAGAAGTAGGATTTACAGAAAAAATTGCACATATGTTTATACCATTAGAGTCTCAATCATTATTATTACTAGTAGTATTTTATTTAATATCTATAATTACTATTCCTATATTAAACAATGTGCCTTCTGCATTGATTTTAGCACCAGTTATTAAGATTCTTGTTGGACAAGGAATAACCCCTGTATTATGGTGGACATTTGCAATAGGAGCAAATTTTGCAACAAGTTTAACACCACTTGGTGCTGTTCAAAATATTATAGCAGTAAATTATTTGGAAAAGAATATTGGTAGAAAATTTGGTTTTATGGAATATATGAGATGGAAGATAATTCCTGTGTTTATTTCCTTAATTATAGGATTGTTGTATATAGGATATATGTTATATGTATAA
- a CDS encoding metallophosphoesterase family protein — translation MKIAFISDIHSNLEALNAVLDDIKKRNIEKIYCLGDLVGYGPNPNEVVEIIRKMNIESVMGNYDDAIGYEKESCGCAYNPGRETEVGDESINWTIKTTSKENKEFLKSLPMKKEFEIEGVKILLVHGSPLNHLLEYVKPNITPERLKELTDSVNADIIINGHTHLMMAKHLHGKTVLNPGSVGRTKDGEPLATYLILNVENGIFNYEFIKVKYDVKTTVEKIINVGLPVELATVLALGGTFNMGKAKNSKKNDIGFKL, via the coding sequence ATGAAAATAGCTTTTATTTCTGATATTCATAGTAACTTAGAGGCATTAAATGCTGTATTAGATGATATTAAAAAAAGAAATATTGAAAAGATATATTGTTTAGGTGATTTAGTTGGTTATGGACCTAACCCTAATGAAGTGGTTGAAATTATAAGAAAAATGAATATTGAAAGCGTTATGGGAAACTATGATGATGCTATAGGATATGAAAAAGAAAGTTGCGGATGTGCATATAATCCAGGAAGAGAAACAGAAGTTGGTGATGAATCAATAAATTGGACAATAAAAACCACAAGTAAAGAAAATAAAGAATTTTTAAAATCCTTGCCAATGAAAAAAGAATTTGAAATAGAAGGAGTAAAAATATTATTAGTACATGGTAGTCCATTAAATCATTTATTAGAATATGTGAAGCCTAATATAACTCCAGAAAGATTAAAAGAATTAACAGATAGCGTAAATGCTGATATAATAATAAACGGACATACACATTTAATGATGGCCAAACATTTACATGGAAAAACTGTATTAAATCCCGGTAGTGTTGGTAGAACAAAAGATGGAGAACCATTAGCTACTTATTTAATATTAAATGTTGAAAATGGCATATTTAATTATGAATTTATAAAAGTAAAGTATGACGTAAAAACTACTGTTGAAAAAATAATAAACGTAGGATTACCTGTAGAATTAGCAACAGTATTAGCATTAGGTGGAACATTTAACATGGGAAAAGCAAAAAATTCTAAAAAGAACGATATAGGGTTTAAATTATAA